CCCGAATAGATCTGATTCAGGTCCAGATTCTGATGATACACCACCAACGCGTTTTTTCGCTCAATCGTTTTGCtaataaatttggaatttttttttttcatgcgttttttttttttggcacgtGCGAGTTTCGCGGCACCTTCACTGAAAATTtccaatattattattgttttttttctcccactgctaaaaatattgtaaacgAGCTAAAAGCAAAttagtagataaaaaaaaaatgaagtatcATTTACTAATTACTGTCCAAAATTCAACATGTAAAAATTTATGCTAATATTGTCATTGTGTTACCAAATTCAAATAGCTAAAACcaaatattgtaattttagctacaaacttttaaatttgtatgCTAGTTCTTGattatttaatgatattttgatATCAATATCTTGTACATAACTAAGGTTCCATCATAGCTGGATAAACCTGTACGTAAGGTTCATCTTAGCTGGATACCATTACAGGCTAGTAATTATATCAATCATCGTTTCTAGTCTCAAACATTGTCTCCCACAATAGTTTTTGCTGTATTCTTTTCAATGTTTCCTTGAATGACTAGTGTTGAAACCACTAGTCGTCCCATTTGACAACTTGTTGATTGTCGATTTCCAACTATCAGAAGCTCATAGTCCTTTCTCATTCCTATTTCCTCGACTTTGATTTCTTCGTACTCTATCTCTACACCTTCACATTGTTGCTTAAAATCTTCCACTGCTATATCATCAATCTCCTACATCATCACAATCTTAATTAGTTATGGTTACGTGATTTATATTCTTTAGTAAGTTCCGTCTACTACACTAAAGTTAatgtaaatgattttttaccttttcactATAACCAGAAGTTAAGGTACTATCGGAGATTCGCAAGAGTGTTATTTTGGTCTTGGGGTGTTGAGCCATTCTACTTCCAATCTCAAGTGCTTTTCTATCGTTGATCCCACCAATGAACACAAGTCCTATTCTTTTTGGCCTATCGCGGCTACTGCTTTCTCCAGTCTCTTTGTGGTCTAGAACCGCAACCACTGGGCATTTAGCATACTCCATCACCCTCTCGTTGACCACTCCCCATCCCGTTATCAGATGCGGTAATATGATCATCCACACCTTGTTATGTTCCGCTGCATTGCATATGTCCTCGTGCATCGTTCCCAAAGCTGACACACTTTTTAAGTGGCGGATTCTAATCCTTTGTTTCTGGTCTCTGACCTGTCCGTAAATACTAAACGCAGCTTCTATCTGGTCACGCGGCCTCCCTTTACACAACTTATCTATGAACGGCACACCGTTTCTTCTCGTTCGTTGGACCATCGAGATGGAGGATGATAGTTCAGTGAGTTCCATCAAATGCATCACATATACTTTGAGTGATCCATTGGACGTACCAAGAGACTCAACGAGTTTGATTATGCAAGGAACGTCTTGAGGACCACGTACGCAGGCTAGGATGCGTAACTTCTCTTTCTCGTCACCTGTGGAGTCAGAACCATCATTGTTCAAGGGTTTATATACAGCCACGACTGATGGAGTCGTCATAAAGGTTGTGACCAGAGCCATCAGGACTAGAATTGCGAACATCTCGTCGTTGAGCACCTAATCGATATTAAAAGCATGTAGATCCATCACAAACTTTAAGATATCAAGAGTCTTGATTCAAGACTAAAATATCTCAATGGCCagtaaataaacatataaataaatatatccaTGTTGCATGTTCTCTGCTTTCACAAGTTTGGCCAGTGTTTAGGTCCTACaacaatatttgtttctttggcttttagtttttttttttaaatatagttctagtgtttaaattaaatgttttttttgtaaataaaatttatagaagTATCTCAACCTTGAGAAAGTAAATAGGTCTTCTATGTTCTGAGAATTTCTCTAATTCCTTATATGAAAGAATTAATATTGTGGTAATGTGTACTTGTCTAAGTTTACTACCTTCTTCTCCTTGCCGATGTTTAGTACAACTAGCTCAACGAGCCCTTTAGTGttcatcaaaaaccctaaagtgAGGGATTCACGCGCGGATATGGTGCACATCATCGCCATGAGGAAGGTGCCAATGATTTTCCCTACGCAAGCCGTGGATATTACCAAGGCCAATATCCCCCAAGCCTCTGCACCATTGATCTTGTTTACATCTGTCTTCAGTCCGCTAGATGCAAAGTAGAGCGGGAGTAGAAGCCCCGAGACAAAGTCCTCTATTCGCTCGACGAGCTGGTCACTGAAAGATCCATTTTTAGGGACGATTAGCCCAAAGACAAAAGCCCCAAATATGGAGTGTAGTCCGATTAGGTCTGTGATAAAACCGGAGACTAGGACTCCTGCTAGAGTTAGGCATATGCACGCCTCGTGCATCGTGCTGGCATAGTTCTGGACGATCCATTTCATGGTTGGTCGGATCACAAAAATCATGAAGATAACAAAGGCAAAACCTGAAAGAAGAACCCATATGGATATCAATGGAGATGCATGTTTGTGGTTGTCGTGGCTTCCGGGGAGAGCCACGGCTAGGGCAAGGAGGATCCATGCGGCCATGTCATTGAAAGCAGCAGCTGCTAAGGCTGTCTGACCAACACTTGTGGTCAAGAGCTTGAGTTCAGCTAAGATACGGGCAAGGACTGGGAAAGCTGTGATGGAAAGAGAGACTCCAATGAATAGAAGGAATTGCCAGTATCCTGTTGATTCATGATCCTCCTCCACGGCTCTACGGAGGAAAAGGGAAACACCAGCGCCCAACACAAAAGGGAGAGAGATTCCGGCAAAAGAAATAGCAAAAGCTTTTTTTCCCGTGCGGCCTAGAACCGTGAGGTCTAGTTCTAGACCGActaggaagaggaagaaaaggagGCCAATGCTAGCAACTGACTCTAGTATCGGAGTGCTCCATTCTGGAAACACGAGTTTAACAAACTCTTTGTTTCTCCCCAATGCTGAAGGTCCCAACAATATCCCTCcctataataatgttattaatatacTCGACGTTAATGTgacaatttaaaatatagagaaaagcATATAGGTATGCATGTAAAGTGTGTCTAGAGCTTACAAGGATCTCGGCGACGACTTTGGGTTGACGAAGGGGTTTGAGGAGAAGGGTAAGGAAGCGGCTGGTGAATAGGACGATGGTGACTTGTATTATTAAAAGAGGAAAGGCACAGTTGAGAGGATTGTCTCCTCCCCATACTCCATCCGACGCCGTTTTGATGCTCGTTCCGTTTACCGCCATTTCCTTCAATTTCAGTCAAAATAACGAACCTCAAACGATCTTATacttacaattttattttttttgcatgtaaaCGAAGAATCTAACGGaacaattttatttgaatttttttttatagattttggtGTGGCCTCCTCACTAACATTGTAACATGATTGGAAGATCTTATGACTAGTTAGGAACGACCTATTACTCCTTTTATAGACGAGACAGGAGAGTGGTTAGTGACAAAAACCACTAATTTTTgctacaaaataattttagagAAGATccaaatatacatttttgttttgtaatgcaaattttttttcccttgtcaacatcattttgttattatatatctgaATTCTCTTGTGCGTATAGCCATGGTGCTCACTGACATAATTACTTAAAATAATTGTCACTCGCTGTCAAAGAAAGAGAAGGTCACTgacattaattaatataaaacacCCATATTGATATTTCTATAGAAGCAATCGATCGCCAAGTCTTTATCATAATAACGAAACTCCGATGGTCATAGttatatatgatatgaatatGTATGTTAAAGGAAGAGCAAGTGCCTGAATCCGATGGGTGGAATTGAGTCATCCTATCGTATTTTTATAGAATtgcttcctttctttttttttgtcaaacagaaTGGCTTCCTTTGCCTGTCATATGTAACTTCCAATGTTCTGAAGGTGCATGCGGTGCATGCATACGTCTCATCTGAGATGAGACATATTCAACCGcatttgaatcatttatattgcAAAATCATTTTTGTCACTGTCGGTTATTGAAAGCTAGTATTATAGTCTCTGTGCAAAATCGTATTTTCTATagcataatttaatttaaagttGAACAAGATCAGCCCAAAGAAATGGTGGtcctaattaagaaaaaaagtaagTGACTGTTATCATGatactagattttaaaaatgtgtaatattgtattaaaaacaattCTAAGCaacatttatttagttttaaaaacaataaatgtgaTGGTTTAAAAAGTATAACCACTAtcttaaaaatgaatataagtGGCTCTTAGAAAGAAATTAATggtaatttttttccttatctcGTGTGTCCATCAGTCCATCAGACCCGAACTGGTTGAGTGTAATATACaaagtcttttgtttttcttaggtctaattttaaatgaataaaatgtgTATTTGTCGTCAATTACAAAAGACTAGTTTGAGTGCACTCACGACAGTCCACTACTACTTCTCCGTTCATATTTATGCATAATGCACGACACGAATAATATCTCCTCGCGTACGGTGTGGGGAAAAAATGTATATGGGTACTTCTTTAAGGTAAAATCTTGTGCACGACACGAATAATACACTCTATTACGATCGAACGTTCTGTGTACAAAGTAACAAACACGTCGAATTAATCATTCTTCGTTCATGGTGCGTCGATCATGTTTCTTTGTTGGTACCGTAAATCAATATTCTTGAATTGTGATAACTAATTATCGTAAATATGCGAATATCCAGATCACGGAACTGAGTAAACGACAAAATATCCCATAATCGACTCAAACAGTCAAACCTTTGTTTCAGTAAGGCGAAAGCTTATTGGGGTATATACATCGCTCCAAACTAATTTGCTTTAGCCACTAATTAAAAGTATCTTTGACTTTGTGCCAACAACTATTTTGTTATACTACGTAGTAGTACCCTATATTTTAAGCACTCTGGCTCTTAATTGGAAACGTGTCGAATCCTATAGTATGTACTATGTACAcccaaagaaaattaaacaaatgattataacaaaaaaaggcattaaaatatattatgtatatatagttaaacCAAGCAGAGCCGTGTCTCGTTTTTGTAAATAGAAAGTAAGCAAAGCAAACTTCCGACAAGAGCGACTAAACTTGAACCGGGTCTTCCATATGAAATAATTTCGATTATTTAGTTTTGCGAGTAAGAGAACTTGTAATATTTGAGGAAGCATCTGAAATATTAACATTCAAAAAGCGTCTAAACACATGTCCATAATACGTCGTTACCTAGGCANTAGAATGGGGAGAATTTGCTTTAGCCACTAATTAAAAGTATCTTTGACTGTGCCAACaactattttgtttcttacactACGTAGTAGTGCCCTATATTTTAAGCACTCTGGCTTTTAATTGGAAACGTGTCGAACCCTATAGTATTtacacacaaagaaaaaaattaaacaaatgattATAACACAAACCGGCATTAATATAACATGTAGTTAAACCAAACAGAGTCGTGTCTCGTTTTTGTAAATAGAAAGTAAGCAAAGCAAACTTCTGACTAGAGCGACTAAACTTGAACCGGGTCTTCCATATGAAATAATTTCGATTATTTAGTTTTGCGAGTAAGAGAACTTGTAATATTTGAGGAAGCGTCTGAAAAATATACATTCAAAAAGCGTCTAAACACATGTCCATAATGTCGTCATTACCTAGGCATCATCAATCTTGCATAGATGAGGTCTAACGGTCGCTTGTCTTTATCAGCTCATACCTCATTTGCAATCATACTACTTTGTTTAATCGATTCCTCCGTGTTGCAGCTAGCATATATCATTgcagtgttttcttttttggattcaatccccaccatcatcttcatctctcgaTGCAAACAGTTTATATCTATGGGTACTTGTCTCAACTTTGCAATCCCCATCAGCACATTCCGATTTTAGCTATAGGCTacaacctcaaaaaaaaaaacacaaagtttaGATCCGCACAGTACTGCAGCTCATTAAGCTTTTCCATCGGGCTAATTGATGAATCTTCAATGACATAAATAAAACTACGCTATCAACAATCCAAGTCAAAATATGGCTACAACAAACTACACATGTATGATCGAACTTGGATCTCTAGCGCTGACTTTGTAGACCATAATACTCTTAACTACGTTAACAACAAACTGAGACAGAGCAAGCAAAAGAAACAGATTCATTCATTCAAACCACTAAAACATTCAGCACGAGACCCTAAAACAGCAGAGAGATCTCAACTCCCGAAATtaacaacaaacccaaaaatcctTACAAAGTTTGTCCTTGCCTCTTCGGACGAGCATGCTCGTTGTAAGTAACATTCTCGAGaaagatattaacaaaaatcaagTAATAATAACGAAAACAGAGTAAATAcagaattattaaaaaaattggttgtAAAACAGAATAAAATTAACAGCATCACGAATCAATcgtttaaaatccaaaattaaaccaagaaaatacaGAACTAAGGAcgatatataaaatttggttgtaaaaccggaaaaaaaaatatatatattcggtTTTATAGCAAACCAAAACCAGAATCTTATAACAAAAATGATAACCAATCAATCAACATTAGAAGAAGTAGAGTGAACTATTTAGGGTTTTGACAATTGTGACTTTGTGAGAGTGTGAGACAATGAACTTCCGCCGCATTGTAATGGTATCCGGTTCACATTTCTTGAAGAGAGTCTGTACAGTGGCCGCTGCTCCGACATCGGCCGCTAGCGTCGAGAATTCCCATCTCTGGAAGCGGGCCTGTACAACGTCCGCTGCTCCATCGGCGTCAGCTGGCGTCTACAAGGCTGATCTATCATCGGTAACAAACGATGGATCTTCGGCTTCTGCTCAGAAGACAAgagagcagaggaagaagaggaaaatgtTCAAGGAACTTCGGATTATCATAGAGAAGAAGGGGAGGGGAGTGAGGAATACGTTAAATGAGTTTATCAAGAGGGAGGAGGCAGAGGGTGTTTCCATCACTCAAGAAGATCTCTTTGGTTGGGCTAAGCAGCTCGACAAGTTCGGAAAACACATACACGCTTGCCAGGTACGTACGTTAGGTGgattatatataagaaagaatTTGGTTTTGGAATTACGCTTACTATTacgcttcttcctctttcttgagTAGCCCCCCGCCTCGACATACCTCCGGTCCCTCTGTCCCTCGATATTCCGGCGATATAGCTAACCTGATAATCCCGGCCTATTTTCCACCTCCCTTTAGTCGAAGCCCATCAGACAAATAACTTTTGCAGCTGATAAGTTTGGATGATCGTGGCGGAATAATTTACAACATAAGTTTGGTGAGTCGTGTATGAATGAATAAAAAAGCACAGGTTTCCAGAATTTAGCTCTTTAATTCTGAGTTGTtggatcttctttttctttttaactttaaaatcgTTGTATCTTCCATGTTTTCACTGTGTTTCTGTGCATTCACATTCGATTTTAGCTTATAAGCTAAGAACCACATATGGACTTTCGTTACTATGACACATGAATTtattaagttcaaattaaaacCATACATTTTCGTTAGCATATCACCGCCATTACTGAAGATCAATCCTGTGAAATGTTTTGAAACACATAACACCATACATTATATGACTTATGTGGTGGCACATGCTACATAAAATATGTCATTTGCTTAGGACAGCCATTACGGATGTCGGCGGCATCGGTTGATTTTGGTGCAGCCACGTCTATATTTGTGAACCGGGGTACGGGGTTTATTTGGATGTTGATGACATCCTGGTGGAGGATTAGGACGTGAACATCGGTTGAGATTCAGATATTTCTTCTTCGGTTCGTTAGCCTCAACTTTATATGATAATATCCTTAAAAAACTTTGCAACCATATATGATAATTAAGATCCTTAAAAAATTCAGACAGAGCAGTAGAGCACACAAACTGGGACAGagctaagaaaaagaaacagattgattcaaagtttccacaaaaccattcaaaacatattaaatcaaaaaacaCTAACCAAACCAGCTGTTAACCGACGGTTTATAATGTCGATCCGTGTGATTCTGTCAGCATAGCATGTGGACCGTTGGATCTTTTGCCATCCGTGTCATATC
The Camelina sativa cultivar DH55 chromosome 6, Cs, whole genome shotgun sequence genome window above contains:
- the LOC104699288 gene encoding cation/H(+) antiporter 20-like; its protein translation is MAVNGTSIKTASDGVWGGDNPLNCAFPLLIIQVTIVLFTSRFLTLLLKPLRQPKVVAEILGGILLGPSALGRNKEFVKLVFPEWSTPILESVASIGLLFFLFLVGLELDLTVLGRTGKKAFAISFAGISLPFVLGAGVSLFLRRAVEEDHESTGYWQFLLFIGVSLSITAFPVLARILAELKLLTTSVGQTALAAAAFNDMAAWILLALAVALPGSHDNHKHASPLISIWVLLSGFAFVIFMIFVIRPTMKWIVQNYASTMHEACICLTLAGVLVSGFITDLIGLHSIFGAFVFGLIVPKNGSFSDQLVERIEDFVSGLLLPLYFASSGLKTDVNKINGAEAWGILALVISTACVGKIIGTFLMAMMCTISARESLTLGFLMNTKGLVELVVLNIGKEKKVLNDEMFAILVLMALVTTFMTTPSVVAVYKPLNNDGSDSTGDEKEKLRILACVRGPQDVPCIIKLVESLGTSNGSLKVYVMHLMELTELSSSISMVQRTRRNGVPFIDKLCKGRPRDQIEAAFSIYGQVRDQKQRIRIRHLKSVSALGTMHEDICNAAEHNKVWMIILPHLITGWGVVNERVMEYAKCPVVAVLDHKETGESSSRDRPKRIGLVFIGGINDRKALEIGSRMAQHPKTKITLLRISDSTLTSGYSEKVKNHLH